The Papaver somniferum cultivar HN1 chromosome 3, ASM357369v1, whole genome shotgun sequence genome includes a region encoding these proteins:
- the LOC113357051 gene encoding ATP-dependent Clp protease proteolytic subunit 6, chloroplastic-like, translating to MVVSLTLPTRLGLSSRFTSSGSISLSTHRNPARLVASGLSNFHGVSSTKIDGLKLKDQNNGSHGVIEAKKGNPPVMPAVMTPGGPIDLSSVLFRNRIIFIGQPINSQVAQRVISQLVTLAAIDENADILIYLNCPGGSTYSVLAIYDCMSWIKPKVGTVCFGVAASQGALLLAGGEKGMRYSMPNARIMIHQPQSGCGGHVEDVRRQVNEAVQSRHKIDMMYAAFTGQPIEKIERQTERDRFFSSAEASEFGLIDGVLETEY from the exons ATGGTGGTTTCTTTGACACTACCGACTCGATTAGGCTTATCATCCCGTTTTACAAGCTCAGGCTCCATCTCTCTATCTACCCACCG AAATCCAGCAAGATTAGTTGCTTCTGGTTTGTCGAATTTCCATG GAGTATCAAGTACTAAAATTGACGGATTAAAGCTGAAAGACCAGAATAATGGCAG CCATGGTGTAATAGAAGCAAAGAAAGGGAACCCACCTGTAATGCCAGCTGTGATGACACCAGGAGGACCTATAGACCTTTCATCTGTGTTGTTCAGGAATCGCATTATCTTCATTGGTCAACCAATTAACTCGCAAGTTGCTCAGCGAGTAATATCACAGCTTGTAACACTAGCAGCTATTGACGAGAATGCAGATATTCTG ATATACCTGAACTGCCCTGGTGGAAGTACATATTCTGTATTAGCAATATATGACTGCATGTCATGG ATAAAGCCAAAGGTGGGCACAGTCTGTTTTGGGGTGGCTGCAAGCCAAGGAGCACTTCTTCTTGCTGGGGGTGAAAAAGGAATGCGTTATTCAATGCCAAATGCACGCATTATGATACATCAACCCCAGAGCGGATGTGGG GGTCACGTGGAGGATGTGCGACGTCAAGTTAATGAAGCTGTTCAATCTCGCCAT AAAATTGACATGATGTATGCTGCTTTTACTGGCCAGCCTATTGAGAAAATAGAGCGGCAAACCGAAAGGGATCGCTTTTTCTCTTCTGCCGAG GCTTCGGAGTTTGGTTTAATTGATGGTGTGTTGGAAACTGAATACTGA
- the LOC113357048 gene encoding uncharacterized protein LOC113357048 has translation MANPVFCGFCDLLGHKISQCARYELAQQQAELHQAEMDAHMAALQQQHEADTQYQEANAHDNMEAQPAMVQEGMEWTEDSLSSSSTSSLASVVTCTDFQRE, from the exons ATGGCTAATCCAG TATTCTGTGGTTTTTGTGACCTGCTTGGACATAAGATTAGTCAATGTGCAAGATATGAACTAGCACAGCAACAAGCTGAACTACATCAGGCTGAAATGGATGCTCACATGGCGGCTTTGCAACAACAACATGAAGCTGACACGCAGTACCAAGAAGCTAATGCACATGACAACATGGAAGCTCAACCAGCTATGGTGCAAGAAGGCATGGAATGGACAGAAGACTCACTATCCTCATCCTCAACAAGTTCTCTAGCTTCTGTAGTGACTTGCACTGATTTTCAGAGAGAATAA